A genomic stretch from Candidatus Latescibacterota bacterium includes:
- the ggt gene encoding gamma-glutamyltransferase yields MTLATAFALAAALWTGGDTPPDSLQVIRTLPAADKAALTTDTAMVAAAHPLASEAGRRALAAGGNFADAAVAVQAMLAVVEPESSGPGGGCFLLFHDMATDSLYAIDGREEAPAWFRASMFVNEHGQPVDDIMTGGMPVGVPGTLAAMALLHQDFGRLPFAELMEAAIAVADTGFPVPPDMARGIVSEADRLARFDASVDLYFHPDGTPYREGETFRNPDLAKTLRLWADDPAAQFFYRGELGLAMSGVVGSNSFRKGRLRISDLANYKALYREPILGSFRGHTLAVMPPPTSGGIALLEMLGLYATQPKLGGDPHDAATLIPHLDRLARASRTAYADRDRWLGDPDWSPEIPMRALCSPEWVASRAPAAFAPDADLTLAADPGDLARHTTHFSIVDADGSMLACTSTIETIFGCAQVVPGYGFPLNNELTDFNWIAAEDDPAPNDPQTGRTTRASSLNYPQSQGGKRPRSSMCPVIVYGADGRPAMALGSPGGSRIIGTVADVLLGVLEFDLDLQDAVDFPRLHCRNQPVELETFGWNRDVVADSLAARGWTVAPLAYWPLLQGDVNAVRVLKDGRRQGVSDPRHDGGPAGY; encoded by the coding sequence ATGACCCTGGCCACCGCCTTCGCCCTAGCCGCCGCCCTCTGGACCGGCGGCGACACGCCCCCCGACAGCCTGCAGGTCATCCGCACCCTTCCGGCCGCGGACAAAGCGGCGTTGACCACCGACACGGCCATGGTCGCGGCCGCCCACCCCCTGGCCAGCGAGGCCGGCCGCCGCGCCCTGGCCGCCGGCGGCAACTTCGCCGACGCGGCCGTGGCCGTGCAGGCCATGCTCGCCGTGGTGGAGCCCGAGAGCAGCGGCCCCGGCGGCGGCTGCTTCCTGCTCTTCCACGACATGGCCACCGACAGCCTCTACGCCATCGACGGCCGCGAGGAGGCCCCCGCCTGGTTCCGCGCGAGCATGTTCGTCAACGAGCATGGCCAGCCCGTGGACGACATCATGACCGGCGGCATGCCGGTGGGCGTCCCCGGCACGCTGGCGGCGATGGCGCTCCTGCACCAGGACTTCGGCCGGCTGCCCTTCGCGGAACTCATGGAAGCGGCCATCGCCGTGGCCGACACGGGCTTTCCCGTGCCGCCGGACATGGCCCGGGGCATCGTCAGCGAGGCCGACCGCCTCGCCCGCTTCGACGCCAGCGTGGACCTCTACTTCCACCCCGACGGCACGCCCTATCGCGAGGGTGAGACCTTCCGCAACCCCGACCTCGCCAAGACGCTGCGCCTCTGGGCCGACGACCCCGCCGCCCAGTTCTTCTACCGCGGCGAGCTGGGCCTCGCCATGTCCGGCGTCGTCGGGAGCAACAGCTTCCGCAAGGGCCGGCTCCGCATCAGCGACCTCGCCAACTACAAGGCGCTCTATCGCGAGCCCATCCTCGGCAGCTTCCGCGGCCACACGCTCGCGGTGATGCCCCCGCCCACCAGCGGCGGCATTGCCCTGCTCGAGATGCTCGGGCTCTACGCCACACAGCCGAAGCTTGGCGGCGACCCGCACGACGCCGCCACGCTGATCCCCCACCTGGACCGCCTCGCCCGCGCCTCGCGCACCGCCTACGCCGATCGCGACAGGTGGCTCGGCGACCCGGACTGGAGCCCCGAGATCCCCATGCGCGCGCTCTGCAGCCCCGAGTGGGTGGCCTCTCGCGCGCCCGCGGCCTTCGCGCCCGACGCGGATCTCACCCTGGCCGCAGACCCCGGCGACCTGGCGCGGCACACGACGCACTTCTCGATCGTCGACGCAGACGGCAGCATGCTCGCCTGCACCAGCACCATCGAGACGATCTTCGGCTGCGCCCAGGTGGTGCCAGGCTACGGCTTCCCGCTCAACAACGAGCTGACCGACTTCAACTGGATCGCCGCCGAGGACGACCCCGCCCCCAACGATCCCCAGACCGGCCGCACGACCCGCGCCAGCAGCCTCAACTACCCGCAGAGCCAGGGCGGCAAGCGTCCGCGCAGCAGCATGTGCCCGGTGATCGTCTACGGCGCGGACGGCCGCCCGGCCATGGCGCTGGGCTCGCCCGGCGGCTCGCGGATCATCGGCACCGTCGCCGACGTGCTGCTCGGCGTACTCGAGTTCGACCTCGACCTGCAGGACGCGGTGGACTTCCCCCGCCTGCACTGCCGCAACCAGCCGGTGGAGCTGGAGACCTTCGGCTGGAATCGCGACGTCGTCGCCGACTCGCTCGCCGCGCGCGGCTGGACCGTGGCGCCGCTCGCCTACTGGCCGCTGCTGCAGGGCGACGTCAACGCCGTGCGCGTGCTGAAGGACGGCAGGCGACAGGGCGTCAGCGATCCGCGACACGACGGCGGCCCGGCGGGGTACTGA
- a CDS encoding cysteine synthase family protein yields the protein MIVDNILQAVGNTPVVRLNRVGDTLPAGTTLYGKCEFLNPGGSLKDRIAVRMVERLEREGVLKPGATIVEPTSGNTGIGLAMTAAVKGYQMVVTIAQKISEEKEIILEALGAEVHRSDDDSAPHTDPRSQYGKAAWLVEQRPGAVMPNQYKNPENAATHYASTAAEIWDDFGERLDAMVVGVGTGGSIMGMARYLRERNPKILIVGVEPVGSLLGGGSQTSPYHVEGIGYDWIPDIFDAKVADRFLSVHDRDSFRMARRLIREEGLLVGGSSGTVVHAMVEVARTLPPGSTVCGILADGIRNYLRKFPDDAWLARRDLL from the coding sequence ATGATCGTCGACAACATCCTGCAGGCCGTGGGCAACACCCCCGTGGTTCGCCTGAATCGCGTGGGCGACACGCTGCCCGCCGGCACCACGCTCTACGGCAAGTGCGAGTTCCTCAACCCGGGCGGCTCGCTCAAGGACCGCATCGCCGTGCGCATGGTCGAGCGCCTGGAGCGCGAGGGCGTGCTCAAGCCGGGCGCGACCATCGTGGAACCCACCAGCGGCAACACGGGCATCGGCCTGGCCATGACCGCGGCGGTGAAGGGCTACCAGATGGTCGTCACCATCGCCCAGAAGATCAGCGAGGAAAAGGAGATCATCCTCGAGGCGCTGGGCGCGGAGGTGCACCGCTCCGACGACGACTCCGCCCCCCACACCGACCCCCGCAGCCAGTACGGCAAGGCCGCCTGGCTGGTGGAGCAGCGCCCTGGCGCGGTGATGCCCAACCAGTACAAGAACCCCGAGAACGCCGCCACGCACTATGCCAGCACGGCGGCCGAGATCTGGGACGACTTCGGCGAGCGCCTCGACGCCATGGTGGTGGGCGTGGGGACGGGCGGGAGCATCATGGGCATGGCCCGCTACCTGCGCGAGCGGAACCCCAAGATCCTGATCGTGGGCGTCGAGCCTGTGGGCTCCCTGCTCGGCGGCGGCAGCCAGACCAGCCCCTACCACGTCGAGGGCATCGGCTACGACTGGATCCCCGACATCTTCGACGCCAAGGTGGCCGACCGCTTCCTCTCCGTGCACGACCGCGACAGCTTCCGCATGGCGCGGCGGCTCATCCGCGAGGAGGGCCTGCTGGTGGGCGGCAGTTCGGGCACGGTGGTGCACGCCATGGTGGAGGTGGCGCGCACGCTGCCGCCGGGGTCTACGGTCTGCGGCATCCTGGCCGACGGCATCCGCAACTACCTGCGCAAGTTCCCCGACGACGCCTGGCTGGCGCGGAGGGACCTGCTCTAG
- the ltaE gene encoding low-specificity L-threonine aldolase, which produces MNTIELRSDTFTLPDEPMREAMAHAPLGDDVFGEDPTVNALQDRAAQLTGKEAALFVPSGSQANLISLLTHCQRGDEFIVGDSAHIFVYEAGSSAAVGGLHPHTLPNHPDGTLDLERIEAAIRPDDSHFPRTRLLCLENTHNRCWGSPIGLGYLDAVGALCEKRGLKLHLDGARIFNAAEAEGVKVRDLAATADSLSFCLSKGLGAPVGSLICGCKEFIKRAHRLRKQLGGGMRQAGVLAAAGLYALDHRVERLADDHAMAKRLAEGIVAIEGLSTEPARVRTNIVYFDITRKGLTAEELVRRCKQRGLFFLGEKGRRLRMVTHFGLSMADMDRALALLAEAVAED; this is translated from the coding sequence ATGAACACGATCGAGCTGCGCAGCGACACCTTCACCCTGCCCGACGAGCCCATGCGCGAGGCCATGGCCCACGCGCCCCTGGGCGACGACGTCTTCGGCGAGGACCCCACCGTCAACGCGCTGCAGGACCGCGCCGCGCAGCTCACGGGCAAGGAGGCGGCGCTCTTCGTGCCGAGCGGGTCGCAGGCAAACTTGATCAGCCTGCTGACGCACTGCCAGCGGGGGGACGAGTTCATCGTGGGCGACAGCGCGCACATCTTCGTCTACGAGGCGGGCTCGAGCGCGGCGGTGGGCGGGCTGCACCCGCACACGCTGCCCAACCACCCGGACGGCACGCTGGACCTGGAGCGCATCGAGGCGGCGATCCGTCCCGACGACAGCCACTTTCCCCGCACGCGCCTGCTCTGCCTGGAGAACACGCACAACCGCTGCTGGGGCAGCCCCATCGGCCTGGGCTACCTGGACGCCGTGGGCGCGCTCTGCGAGAAGCGCGGCCTGAAGCTGCACCTGGACGGCGCGCGCATCTTCAACGCGGCCGAGGCCGAGGGCGTGAAGGTGCGTGACCTCGCGGCCACGGCCGACTCGCTGTCGTTCTGCCTGTCCAAGGGGCTCGGCGCGCCCGTGGGTTCGCTGATCTGCGGCTGCAAGGAGTTCATCAAGCGGGCGCACCGGCTGCGCAAGCAGCTCGGCGGCGGCATGCGGCAGGCGGGCGTCCTGGCGGCGGCGGGGCTCTACGCGCTGGACCACCGCGTCGAGCGCCTCGCCGACGACCACGCCATGGCGAAGCGGCTGGCCGAGGGGATCGTCGCCATCGAAGGACTCAGCACCGAGCCGGCGCGGGTGCGGACGAACATCGTCTACTTCGACATCACGCGGAAGGGTCTCACGGCCGAGGAGCTGGTGCGCCGCTGCAAGCAGCGCGGCCTGTTCTTCCTCGGCGAGAAGGGTCGCCGTCTGCGCATGGTGACGCACTTCGGCCTGAGCATGGCCGACATGGACCGCGCCCTCGCGCTGCTCGCCGAGGCGGTGGCGGAGGACTAG